A genomic stretch from Acropora palmata chromosome 13, jaAcrPala1.3, whole genome shotgun sequence includes:
- the LOC141863857 gene encoding uncharacterized protein LOC141863857 isoform X1 has product MANIKSTETEVAVTHGGTSARGVGVKVSVPSADGNGTEESWGSANCKCASHSSNKVTQQSKHSTSQNCCCSHEVHVPGMVYQHVAPPVTSVMIEGSKAASQDSKLASKHYCSSCPPGPHTHHVYSPPGCHPHQPAAFMEHAHCGCQPGYVDGHFHFPHQQAPGRPVAVMAAHPPPPLLVRPVQPQHMQQHQAILEQELRPYFDGKWKGLGDPHFGARGHSSEGSMGAGAFINETQTASQHQPLFHHGICQWPGCEAFCDNFQQFMHHLNTDHALDERSTAQARVQMQVVMHLELQMNKERERLSAMMNHLHTPKVSPKSPTSNSELEDEVSKHSPHSQAPPHHLHDLHPSPHSHLSTLDGAPSAQHSTNLTTRQEVPLSPQSPLPTMGSPLRKHPLTPPPNITVRDIANSAVDSIAIVGTASCHMMDEKPLHVKRRKGDPDGIALDIQRSADFYQKADVRPPFTYASLIRQAILHAPDQQLTLNEIYSWFVHQFAYFRRNAATWKNAVRHNLSLHKCFVRKENVKGAVWIVDEDEYMKRRPQSKVTHSAARMVRQERERLLQQGSLGGLPTQVNLLPMVTPSSNDVSDEEGSSHEESRKEGSDEEPGEELPPTKHRKQKEGEEAEGVVGGITKLVEFCSKDINSQLSQSQVQVKLEPPEDGPITALNGDSHSEEGQYHSLMNGSSLMETGTSEDEVRQGRSADNGLWSCNELYREDKKRRTTPTYDCAVETIIAT; this is encoded by the exons ATGGCGAATATCAAATCAACCGAAACTGAAGTAGCCGTCACACATGGAGGCACAAGCGCTCGAGGAGTTGGG GTTAAAGTTTCTGTTCCCTCTGCCGATGGAAATGGAACTGAAGAAAGCTGGGGTTCTGCAAACTGTAAATGTGCAAGTCACTCTTCCAACAAAGTTACACAACAAAGCAAGCATAGCACCTCCCAAAATTGCTGCTGCAGTCACGAGGTACATGTGCCTGGTATGGTGTATCAGCATGTTGCACCACCAGTGACAAGCGTGATGATTGAAGGGTCAAAAGCAGCATCTCAAGACTCTAAACTGGCATCGAAACACTACTGCTCTAGCTGCCCCCCAGGACCACATACTCACCATGTATACTCCCCACCTGGCTGTCATCCACACCAGCCTGCGGCATTCATGGAGCATGCTCACTGTGGCTGTCAGCCGGGATATGTGGATGGTCATTTTCACTTCCCTCATCAGCAGGCACCTGGGCGACCTGTTGCAGTGATGGCAGCCCACCCACCTCCTCCCCTCCTCGTACGACCTGTCCAACCACAACATATGCAGCAACATCAG GCTATCCTTGAGCAAGAACTTCGTCCTTATTTTGATGGCAAATGGAAAGGACTTGGAGATCCTCATTTTG GGGCAAGAGGTCATTCCTCAGAGGGATCAAT GGGTGCAGGCGCCTTCATCAATGAAACACAAACAG CATCCCAGCATCAACCTCTGTTTCATCATGGCATTTGCCAATGGCCAGGCTGTGAAGCCTTCTGTGACAATTTTCAGCAATTTATGCA TCACCTTAATACAGATCATGCCCTTGATGAAAGAAGCACAGCTCAAGCAAGAGTGCAAATGCAAGTGGTAATGCACCTAGAGCTTCAG ATGAATAAAGAGCGTGAAAGGCTATCAGCAATGATGAATCATCTTCACACGCCAAAG GTTTCGCCAAAGTCGCCAACCTCAAACTCTGAACTTGAAGACGAGGTTTCTAAGCACTCGCCTCACTCTCAAGCTCCGCCTCATCATCTTCATGATTTACACCCCTCTCCCCACAGTCATTTGTCCACACTGGATGGTGCTCCATCGGCGCAGCATTCAACAAATCTTACTACCAGACAGGAGGTTCCCTTGTCACCTCAAAGCCCTCTCCCGACTATGGGGTCTCCCCTAAGGAAGCATCCCCTCACCCCTCCTCCTAACATCACTGTGCGTGATATCGCAAATTCCGCGGTTGATTCCATTGCGATCGTAGGCACAGCAAGCTGTCACATGATGGACGAGAAGCCTCTTCACGTGAAAAGAAGGAAAGGAGACCCGGATGGAATTGCTTTAG ACATCCAGAGATCAGCAGACTTTTATCAAAAGGCTGATGTGAGACCACCATTTACTTACGCGTCCCTGATTAGACAG GCTATTTTACATGCCCCTGATCAACAATTGACGTTGAACGAAATTTATTCTTGGTTCGTTCACCAATTTGCTTATTTTAGGCGGAATGCGGCTACTTGGAAG AACGCTGTCCGTCACAATTTGTCTCTTCACAAGTGTTTCGTCCGCAAAGAGAACGTGAAAGGAGCAGTGTGGATCGTCGACGAGGATGAATACATGAAACGAAGGCCACAGTCGAAAGTAACTCACAGTGCAGC AAGGATGGTGAGGCAAGAGAGGGAACGATTGTTGCAGCAAGGCTCCTTAGGGGGACTCCCCACCCAAGTGAATTTGCTTCCAATGGTTACCCCTAGTTCCAATGACGTCAGTGATGAAGAAGGCTCTAGTCACGAGGAAAGCCGAAAAGAAGGCTCGGATGAGGAACCTGGGGAAGAATTACCACCCACGAAACACAGGAAGCAAAAAGAGGGCGAAGAAGCAGAAGGCGTGGTCGGCGGAATCACGAAGTTAGTGGAGTTCTGTTCAAAGGATATCAA CAGCCAATTGTCTCAATCTCAAGTTCAGGTCAAGTTGGAGCCTCCAGAAGACGGACCAATTACGGCATTGAACGGCGATAGTCACTCAGAGGAAGGTCAATACCATTCTCTCATGAACGGGAGTAGTCTGATGGAGACTGGAACTAGCGAAGATGAGGTTAGGCAAG GCAGATCAGCTGATAACGGACTATGGTCTTGTAACGAGCTCTACAGAGAGGACAAGAAACGAAGGACCACTCCAACTTACGATTGCGCAGTAGAGACGATAATTGCAACTTGA
- the LOC141863857 gene encoding uncharacterized protein LOC141863857 isoform X3: MANIKSTETEVAVTHGGTSARGVGVKVSVPSADGNGTEESWGSANCKCASHSSNKVTQQSKHSTSQNCCCSHEVHVPGMVYQHVAPPVTSVMIEGSKAASQDSKLASKHYCSSCPPGPHTHHVYSPPGCHPHQPAAFMEHAHCGCQPGYVDGHFHFPHQQAPGRPVAVMAAHPPPPLLVRPVQPQHMQQHQAILEQELRPYFDGKWKGLGDPHFGARGHSSEGSMGAGAFINETQTASQHQPLFHHGICQWPGCEAFCDNFQQFMHHLNTDHALDERSTAQARVQMQVVMHLELQMNKERERLSAMMNHLHTPKVSPKSPTSNSELEDEVSKHSPHSQAPPHHLHDLHPSPHSHLSTLDGAPSAQHSTNLTTRQEVPLSPQSPLPTMGSPLRKHPLTPPPNITVRDIANSAVDSIAIVGTASCHMMDEKPLHVKRRKGDPDGIALDIQRSADFYQKADVRPPFTYASLIRQAILHAPDQQLTLNEIYSWFVHQFAYFRRNAATWKNAVRHNLSLHKCFVRKENVKGAVWIVDEDEYMKRRPQSKVTHSAARMVRQERERLLQQGSLGGLPTQVNLLPMVTPSSNDVSDEEGSSHEESRKEGSDEEPGEELPPTKHRKQKEGEEAEGVVGGITKLVEFCSKDINSQLSQSQVQVKLEPPEDGPITALNGDSHSEEGQYHSLMNGSSLMETGTSEDEVRQDQLITDYGLVTSSTERTRNEGPLQLTIAQ, from the exons ATGGCGAATATCAAATCAACCGAAACTGAAGTAGCCGTCACACATGGAGGCACAAGCGCTCGAGGAGTTGGG GTTAAAGTTTCTGTTCCCTCTGCCGATGGAAATGGAACTGAAGAAAGCTGGGGTTCTGCAAACTGTAAATGTGCAAGTCACTCTTCCAACAAAGTTACACAACAAAGCAAGCATAGCACCTCCCAAAATTGCTGCTGCAGTCACGAGGTACATGTGCCTGGTATGGTGTATCAGCATGTTGCACCACCAGTGACAAGCGTGATGATTGAAGGGTCAAAAGCAGCATCTCAAGACTCTAAACTGGCATCGAAACACTACTGCTCTAGCTGCCCCCCAGGACCACATACTCACCATGTATACTCCCCACCTGGCTGTCATCCACACCAGCCTGCGGCATTCATGGAGCATGCTCACTGTGGCTGTCAGCCGGGATATGTGGATGGTCATTTTCACTTCCCTCATCAGCAGGCACCTGGGCGACCTGTTGCAGTGATGGCAGCCCACCCACCTCCTCCCCTCCTCGTACGACCTGTCCAACCACAACATATGCAGCAACATCAG GCTATCCTTGAGCAAGAACTTCGTCCTTATTTTGATGGCAAATGGAAAGGACTTGGAGATCCTCATTTTG GGGCAAGAGGTCATTCCTCAGAGGGATCAAT GGGTGCAGGCGCCTTCATCAATGAAACACAAACAG CATCCCAGCATCAACCTCTGTTTCATCATGGCATTTGCCAATGGCCAGGCTGTGAAGCCTTCTGTGACAATTTTCAGCAATTTATGCA TCACCTTAATACAGATCATGCCCTTGATGAAAGAAGCACAGCTCAAGCAAGAGTGCAAATGCAAGTGGTAATGCACCTAGAGCTTCAG ATGAATAAAGAGCGTGAAAGGCTATCAGCAATGATGAATCATCTTCACACGCCAAAG GTTTCGCCAAAGTCGCCAACCTCAAACTCTGAACTTGAAGACGAGGTTTCTAAGCACTCGCCTCACTCTCAAGCTCCGCCTCATCATCTTCATGATTTACACCCCTCTCCCCACAGTCATTTGTCCACACTGGATGGTGCTCCATCGGCGCAGCATTCAACAAATCTTACTACCAGACAGGAGGTTCCCTTGTCACCTCAAAGCCCTCTCCCGACTATGGGGTCTCCCCTAAGGAAGCATCCCCTCACCCCTCCTCCTAACATCACTGTGCGTGATATCGCAAATTCCGCGGTTGATTCCATTGCGATCGTAGGCACAGCAAGCTGTCACATGATGGACGAGAAGCCTCTTCACGTGAAAAGAAGGAAAGGAGACCCGGATGGAATTGCTTTAG ACATCCAGAGATCAGCAGACTTTTATCAAAAGGCTGATGTGAGACCACCATTTACTTACGCGTCCCTGATTAGACAG GCTATTTTACATGCCCCTGATCAACAATTGACGTTGAACGAAATTTATTCTTGGTTCGTTCACCAATTTGCTTATTTTAGGCGGAATGCGGCTACTTGGAAG AACGCTGTCCGTCACAATTTGTCTCTTCACAAGTGTTTCGTCCGCAAAGAGAACGTGAAAGGAGCAGTGTGGATCGTCGACGAGGATGAATACATGAAACGAAGGCCACAGTCGAAAGTAACTCACAGTGCAGC AAGGATGGTGAGGCAAGAGAGGGAACGATTGTTGCAGCAAGGCTCCTTAGGGGGACTCCCCACCCAAGTGAATTTGCTTCCAATGGTTACCCCTAGTTCCAATGACGTCAGTGATGAAGAAGGCTCTAGTCACGAGGAAAGCCGAAAAGAAGGCTCGGATGAGGAACCTGGGGAAGAATTACCACCCACGAAACACAGGAAGCAAAAAGAGGGCGAAGAAGCAGAAGGCGTGGTCGGCGGAATCACGAAGTTAGTGGAGTTCTGTTCAAAGGATATCAA CAGCCAATTGTCTCAATCTCAAGTTCAGGTCAAGTTGGAGCCTCCAGAAGACGGACCAATTACGGCATTGAACGGCGATAGTCACTCAGAGGAAGGTCAATACCATTCTCTCATGAACGGGAGTAGTCTGATGGAGACTGGAACTAGCGAAGATGAGGTTAGGCAAG ATCAGCTGATAACGGACTATGGTCTTGTAACGAGCTCTACAGAGAGGACAAGAAACGAAGGACCACTCCAACTTACGATTGCGCAGTAG
- the LOC141863857 gene encoding uncharacterized protein LOC141863857 isoform X5: protein MANIKSTETEVAVTHGGTSARGVGVKVSVPSADGNGTEESWGSANCKCASHSSNKVTQQSKHSTSQNCCCSHEVHVPGMVYQHVAPPVTSVMIEGSKAASQDSKLASKHYCSSCPPGPHTHHVYSPPGCHPHQPAAFMEHAHCGCQPGYVDGHFHFPHQQAPGRPVAVMAAHPPPPLLVRPVQPQHMQQHQAILEQELRPYFDGKWKGLGDPHFGARGHSSEGSMGAGAFINETQTASQHQPLFHHGICQWPGCEAFCDNFQQFMHHLNTDHALDERSTAQARVQMQVVMHLELQMNKERERLSAMMNHLHTPKVSPKSPTSNSELEDEVSKHSPHSQAPPHHLHDLHPSPHSHLSTLDGAPSAQHSTNLTTRQEVPLSPQSPLPTMGSPLRKHPLTPPPNITVRDIANSAVDSIAIVGTASCHMMDEKPLHVKRRKGDPDGIALDIQRSADFYQKADVRPPFTYASLIRQAILHAPDQQLTLNEIYSWFVHQFAYFRRNAATWKNAVRHNLSLHKCFVRKENVKGAVWIVDEDEYMKRRPQSKVTHSAARMVRQERERLLQQGSLGGLPTQVNLLPMVTPSSNDVSDEEGSSHEESRKEGSDEEPGEELPPTKHRKQKEGEEAEGVVGGITKLVEFCSKDINSQLSQSQVQVKLEPPEDGPITALNGDSHSEEGQYHSLMNGSSLMETGTSEDEIS, encoded by the exons ATGGCGAATATCAAATCAACCGAAACTGAAGTAGCCGTCACACATGGAGGCACAAGCGCTCGAGGAGTTGGG GTTAAAGTTTCTGTTCCCTCTGCCGATGGAAATGGAACTGAAGAAAGCTGGGGTTCTGCAAACTGTAAATGTGCAAGTCACTCTTCCAACAAAGTTACACAACAAAGCAAGCATAGCACCTCCCAAAATTGCTGCTGCAGTCACGAGGTACATGTGCCTGGTATGGTGTATCAGCATGTTGCACCACCAGTGACAAGCGTGATGATTGAAGGGTCAAAAGCAGCATCTCAAGACTCTAAACTGGCATCGAAACACTACTGCTCTAGCTGCCCCCCAGGACCACATACTCACCATGTATACTCCCCACCTGGCTGTCATCCACACCAGCCTGCGGCATTCATGGAGCATGCTCACTGTGGCTGTCAGCCGGGATATGTGGATGGTCATTTTCACTTCCCTCATCAGCAGGCACCTGGGCGACCTGTTGCAGTGATGGCAGCCCACCCACCTCCTCCCCTCCTCGTACGACCTGTCCAACCACAACATATGCAGCAACATCAG GCTATCCTTGAGCAAGAACTTCGTCCTTATTTTGATGGCAAATGGAAAGGACTTGGAGATCCTCATTTTG GGGCAAGAGGTCATTCCTCAGAGGGATCAAT GGGTGCAGGCGCCTTCATCAATGAAACACAAACAG CATCCCAGCATCAACCTCTGTTTCATCATGGCATTTGCCAATGGCCAGGCTGTGAAGCCTTCTGTGACAATTTTCAGCAATTTATGCA TCACCTTAATACAGATCATGCCCTTGATGAAAGAAGCACAGCTCAAGCAAGAGTGCAAATGCAAGTGGTAATGCACCTAGAGCTTCAG ATGAATAAAGAGCGTGAAAGGCTATCAGCAATGATGAATCATCTTCACACGCCAAAG GTTTCGCCAAAGTCGCCAACCTCAAACTCTGAACTTGAAGACGAGGTTTCTAAGCACTCGCCTCACTCTCAAGCTCCGCCTCATCATCTTCATGATTTACACCCCTCTCCCCACAGTCATTTGTCCACACTGGATGGTGCTCCATCGGCGCAGCATTCAACAAATCTTACTACCAGACAGGAGGTTCCCTTGTCACCTCAAAGCCCTCTCCCGACTATGGGGTCTCCCCTAAGGAAGCATCCCCTCACCCCTCCTCCTAACATCACTGTGCGTGATATCGCAAATTCCGCGGTTGATTCCATTGCGATCGTAGGCACAGCAAGCTGTCACATGATGGACGAGAAGCCTCTTCACGTGAAAAGAAGGAAAGGAGACCCGGATGGAATTGCTTTAG ACATCCAGAGATCAGCAGACTTTTATCAAAAGGCTGATGTGAGACCACCATTTACTTACGCGTCCCTGATTAGACAG GCTATTTTACATGCCCCTGATCAACAATTGACGTTGAACGAAATTTATTCTTGGTTCGTTCACCAATTTGCTTATTTTAGGCGGAATGCGGCTACTTGGAAG AACGCTGTCCGTCACAATTTGTCTCTTCACAAGTGTTTCGTCCGCAAAGAGAACGTGAAAGGAGCAGTGTGGATCGTCGACGAGGATGAATACATGAAACGAAGGCCACAGTCGAAAGTAACTCACAGTGCAGC AAGGATGGTGAGGCAAGAGAGGGAACGATTGTTGCAGCAAGGCTCCTTAGGGGGACTCCCCACCCAAGTGAATTTGCTTCCAATGGTTACCCCTAGTTCCAATGACGTCAGTGATGAAGAAGGCTCTAGTCACGAGGAAAGCCGAAAAGAAGGCTCGGATGAGGAACCTGGGGAAGAATTACCACCCACGAAACACAGGAAGCAAAAAGAGGGCGAAGAAGCAGAAGGCGTGGTCGGCGGAATCACGAAGTTAGTGGAGTTCTGTTCAAAGGATATCAA CAGCCAATTGTCTCAATCTCAAGTTCAGGTCAAGTTGGAGCCTCCAGAAGACGGACCAATTACGGCATTGAACGGCGATAGTCACTCAGAGGAAGGTCAATACCATTCTCTCATGAACGGGAGTAGTCTGATGGAGACTGGAACTAGCGAAGATGAG ATCAGCTGA
- the LOC141863857 gene encoding uncharacterized protein LOC141863857 isoform X4, which produces MANIKSTETEVAVTHGGTSARGVGVKVSVPSADGNGTEESWGSANCKCASHSSNKVTQQSKHSTSQNCCCSHEVHVPGMVYQHVAPPVTSVMIEGSKAASQDSKLASKHYCSSCPPGPHTHHVYSPPGCHPHQPAAFMEHAHCGCQPGYVDGHFHFPHQQAPGRPVAVMAAHPPPPLLVRPVQPQHMQQHQAILEQELRPYFDGKWKGLGDPHFGARGHSSEGSMGAGAFINETQTASQHQPLFHHGICQWPGCEAFCDNFQQFMHHLNTDHALDERSTAQARVQMQVVMHLELQMNKERERLSAMMNHLHTPKVSPKSPTSNSELEDEVSKHSPHSQAPPHHLHDLHPSPHSHLSTLDGAPSAQHSTNLTTRQEVPLSPQSPLPTMGSPLRKHPLTPPPNITVRDIANSAVDSIAIVGTASCHMMDEKPLHVKRRKGDPDGIALDIQRSADFYQKADVRPPFTYASLIRQAILHAPDQQLTLNEIYSWFVHQFAYFRRNAATWKNAVRHNLSLHKCFVRKENVKGAVWIVDEDEYMKRRPQSKVTHSAARMVRQERERLLQQGSLGGLPTQVNLLPMVTPSSNDVSDEEGSSHEESRKEGSDEEPGEELPPTKHRKQKEGEEAEGVVGGITKLVEFCSKDINSQLSQSQVQVKLEPPEDGPITALNGDSHSEEGQYHSLMNGSSLMETGTSEDEADQLITDYGLVTSSTERTRNEGPLQLTIAQ; this is translated from the exons ATGGCGAATATCAAATCAACCGAAACTGAAGTAGCCGTCACACATGGAGGCACAAGCGCTCGAGGAGTTGGG GTTAAAGTTTCTGTTCCCTCTGCCGATGGAAATGGAACTGAAGAAAGCTGGGGTTCTGCAAACTGTAAATGTGCAAGTCACTCTTCCAACAAAGTTACACAACAAAGCAAGCATAGCACCTCCCAAAATTGCTGCTGCAGTCACGAGGTACATGTGCCTGGTATGGTGTATCAGCATGTTGCACCACCAGTGACAAGCGTGATGATTGAAGGGTCAAAAGCAGCATCTCAAGACTCTAAACTGGCATCGAAACACTACTGCTCTAGCTGCCCCCCAGGACCACATACTCACCATGTATACTCCCCACCTGGCTGTCATCCACACCAGCCTGCGGCATTCATGGAGCATGCTCACTGTGGCTGTCAGCCGGGATATGTGGATGGTCATTTTCACTTCCCTCATCAGCAGGCACCTGGGCGACCTGTTGCAGTGATGGCAGCCCACCCACCTCCTCCCCTCCTCGTACGACCTGTCCAACCACAACATATGCAGCAACATCAG GCTATCCTTGAGCAAGAACTTCGTCCTTATTTTGATGGCAAATGGAAAGGACTTGGAGATCCTCATTTTG GGGCAAGAGGTCATTCCTCAGAGGGATCAAT GGGTGCAGGCGCCTTCATCAATGAAACACAAACAG CATCCCAGCATCAACCTCTGTTTCATCATGGCATTTGCCAATGGCCAGGCTGTGAAGCCTTCTGTGACAATTTTCAGCAATTTATGCA TCACCTTAATACAGATCATGCCCTTGATGAAAGAAGCACAGCTCAAGCAAGAGTGCAAATGCAAGTGGTAATGCACCTAGAGCTTCAG ATGAATAAAGAGCGTGAAAGGCTATCAGCAATGATGAATCATCTTCACACGCCAAAG GTTTCGCCAAAGTCGCCAACCTCAAACTCTGAACTTGAAGACGAGGTTTCTAAGCACTCGCCTCACTCTCAAGCTCCGCCTCATCATCTTCATGATTTACACCCCTCTCCCCACAGTCATTTGTCCACACTGGATGGTGCTCCATCGGCGCAGCATTCAACAAATCTTACTACCAGACAGGAGGTTCCCTTGTCACCTCAAAGCCCTCTCCCGACTATGGGGTCTCCCCTAAGGAAGCATCCCCTCACCCCTCCTCCTAACATCACTGTGCGTGATATCGCAAATTCCGCGGTTGATTCCATTGCGATCGTAGGCACAGCAAGCTGTCACATGATGGACGAGAAGCCTCTTCACGTGAAAAGAAGGAAAGGAGACCCGGATGGAATTGCTTTAG ACATCCAGAGATCAGCAGACTTTTATCAAAAGGCTGATGTGAGACCACCATTTACTTACGCGTCCCTGATTAGACAG GCTATTTTACATGCCCCTGATCAACAATTGACGTTGAACGAAATTTATTCTTGGTTCGTTCACCAATTTGCTTATTTTAGGCGGAATGCGGCTACTTGGAAG AACGCTGTCCGTCACAATTTGTCTCTTCACAAGTGTTTCGTCCGCAAAGAGAACGTGAAAGGAGCAGTGTGGATCGTCGACGAGGATGAATACATGAAACGAAGGCCACAGTCGAAAGTAACTCACAGTGCAGC AAGGATGGTGAGGCAAGAGAGGGAACGATTGTTGCAGCAAGGCTCCTTAGGGGGACTCCCCACCCAAGTGAATTTGCTTCCAATGGTTACCCCTAGTTCCAATGACGTCAGTGATGAAGAAGGCTCTAGTCACGAGGAAAGCCGAAAAGAAGGCTCGGATGAGGAACCTGGGGAAGAATTACCACCCACGAAACACAGGAAGCAAAAAGAGGGCGAAGAAGCAGAAGGCGTGGTCGGCGGAATCACGAAGTTAGTGGAGTTCTGTTCAAAGGATATCAA CAGCCAATTGTCTCAATCTCAAGTTCAGGTCAAGTTGGAGCCTCCAGAAGACGGACCAATTACGGCATTGAACGGCGATAGTCACTCAGAGGAAGGTCAATACCATTCTCTCATGAACGGGAGTAGTCTGATGGAGACTGGAACTAGCGAAGATGAG GCAGATCAGCTGATAACGGACTATGGTCTTGTAACGAGCTCTACAGAGAGGACAAGAAACGAAGGACCACTCCAACTTACGATTGCGCAGTAG
- the LOC141863857 gene encoding uncharacterized protein LOC141863857 isoform X2, whose protein sequence is MANIKSTETEVAVTHGGTSARGVGVKVSVPSADGNGTEESWGSANCKCASHSSNKVTQQSKHSTSQNCCCSHEVHVPGMVYQHVAPPVTSVMIEGSKAASQDSKLASKHYCSSCPPGPHTHHVYSPPGCHPHQPAAFMEHAHCGCQPGYVDGHFHFPHQQAPGRPVAVMAAHPPPPLLVRPVQPQHMQQHQAILEQELRPYFDGKWKGLGDPHFGARGHSSEGSMGAGAFINETQTASQHQPLFHHGICQWPGCEAFCDNFQQFMHHLNTDHALDERSTAQARVQMQVVMHLELQMNKERERLSAMMNHLHTPKVSPKSPTSNSELEDEVSKHSPHSQAPPHHLHDLHPSPHSHLSTLDGAPSAQHSTNLTTRQEVPLSPQSPLPTMGSPLRKHPLTPPPNITVRDIANSAVDSIAIVGTASCHMMDEKPLHVKRRKGDPDGIALDIQRSADFYQKADVRPPFTYASLIRQAILHAPDQQLTLNEIYSWFVHQFAYFRRNAATWKNAVRHNLSLHKCFVRKENVKGAVWIVDEDEYMKRRPQSKVTHSAAMVRQERERLLQQGSLGGLPTQVNLLPMVTPSSNDVSDEEGSSHEESRKEGSDEEPGEELPPTKHRKQKEGEEAEGVVGGITKLVEFCSKDINSQLSQSQVQVKLEPPEDGPITALNGDSHSEEGQYHSLMNGSSLMETGTSEDEVRQGRSADNGLWSCNELYREDKKRRTTPTYDCAVETIIAT, encoded by the exons ATGGCGAATATCAAATCAACCGAAACTGAAGTAGCCGTCACACATGGAGGCACAAGCGCTCGAGGAGTTGGG GTTAAAGTTTCTGTTCCCTCTGCCGATGGAAATGGAACTGAAGAAAGCTGGGGTTCTGCAAACTGTAAATGTGCAAGTCACTCTTCCAACAAAGTTACACAACAAAGCAAGCATAGCACCTCCCAAAATTGCTGCTGCAGTCACGAGGTACATGTGCCTGGTATGGTGTATCAGCATGTTGCACCACCAGTGACAAGCGTGATGATTGAAGGGTCAAAAGCAGCATCTCAAGACTCTAAACTGGCATCGAAACACTACTGCTCTAGCTGCCCCCCAGGACCACATACTCACCATGTATACTCCCCACCTGGCTGTCATCCACACCAGCCTGCGGCATTCATGGAGCATGCTCACTGTGGCTGTCAGCCGGGATATGTGGATGGTCATTTTCACTTCCCTCATCAGCAGGCACCTGGGCGACCTGTTGCAGTGATGGCAGCCCACCCACCTCCTCCCCTCCTCGTACGACCTGTCCAACCACAACATATGCAGCAACATCAG GCTATCCTTGAGCAAGAACTTCGTCCTTATTTTGATGGCAAATGGAAAGGACTTGGAGATCCTCATTTTG GGGCAAGAGGTCATTCCTCAGAGGGATCAAT GGGTGCAGGCGCCTTCATCAATGAAACACAAACAG CATCCCAGCATCAACCTCTGTTTCATCATGGCATTTGCCAATGGCCAGGCTGTGAAGCCTTCTGTGACAATTTTCAGCAATTTATGCA TCACCTTAATACAGATCATGCCCTTGATGAAAGAAGCACAGCTCAAGCAAGAGTGCAAATGCAAGTGGTAATGCACCTAGAGCTTCAG ATGAATAAAGAGCGTGAAAGGCTATCAGCAATGATGAATCATCTTCACACGCCAAAG GTTTCGCCAAAGTCGCCAACCTCAAACTCTGAACTTGAAGACGAGGTTTCTAAGCACTCGCCTCACTCTCAAGCTCCGCCTCATCATCTTCATGATTTACACCCCTCTCCCCACAGTCATTTGTCCACACTGGATGGTGCTCCATCGGCGCAGCATTCAACAAATCTTACTACCAGACAGGAGGTTCCCTTGTCACCTCAAAGCCCTCTCCCGACTATGGGGTCTCCCCTAAGGAAGCATCCCCTCACCCCTCCTCCTAACATCACTGTGCGTGATATCGCAAATTCCGCGGTTGATTCCATTGCGATCGTAGGCACAGCAAGCTGTCACATGATGGACGAGAAGCCTCTTCACGTGAAAAGAAGGAAAGGAGACCCGGATGGAATTGCTTTAG ACATCCAGAGATCAGCAGACTTTTATCAAAAGGCTGATGTGAGACCACCATTTACTTACGCGTCCCTGATTAGACAG GCTATTTTACATGCCCCTGATCAACAATTGACGTTGAACGAAATTTATTCTTGGTTCGTTCACCAATTTGCTTATTTTAGGCGGAATGCGGCTACTTGGAAG AACGCTGTCCGTCACAATTTGTCTCTTCACAAGTGTTTCGTCCGCAAAGAGAACGTGAAAGGAGCAGTGTGGATCGTCGACGAGGATGAATACATGAAACGAAGGCCACAGTCGAAAGTAACTCACAGTGCAGC GATGGTGAGGCAAGAGAGGGAACGATTGTTGCAGCAAGGCTCCTTAGGGGGACTCCCCACCCAAGTGAATTTGCTTCCAATGGTTACCCCTAGTTCCAATGACGTCAGTGATGAAGAAGGCTCTAGTCACGAGGAAAGCCGAAAAGAAGGCTCGGATGAGGAACCTGGGGAAGAATTACCACCCACGAAACACAGGAAGCAAAAAGAGGGCGAAGAAGCAGAAGGCGTGGTCGGCGGAATCACGAAGTTAGTGGAGTTCTGTTCAAAGGATATCAA CAGCCAATTGTCTCAATCTCAAGTTCAGGTCAAGTTGGAGCCTCCAGAAGACGGACCAATTACGGCATTGAACGGCGATAGTCACTCAGAGGAAGGTCAATACCATTCTCTCATGAACGGGAGTAGTCTGATGGAGACTGGAACTAGCGAAGATGAGGTTAGGCAAG GCAGATCAGCTGATAACGGACTATGGTCTTGTAACGAGCTCTACAGAGAGGACAAGAAACGAAGGACCACTCCAACTTACGATTGCGCAGTAGAGACGATAATTGCAACTTGA